From the Glandiceps talaboti chromosome 12, keGlaTala1.1, whole genome shotgun sequence genome, one window contains:
- the LOC144443226 gene encoding alpha-aminoadipic semialdehyde dehydrogenase-like, translating to MWRITLLRASRTSVSLKQSFQVRKMASGTGYLIDDPKYTWLKDLGLQKENDGVFHGQWQANGEYVESVCPTNGLPIARVRQGTVEDYNKAIVNCREAWQTFAEIPGPHRGEIVRQIGHALREKKHLLGKLEALEVGKILPEGEGEVQEFIDVCDYAVGLSRMFGGRVLPSERPGHALMENWNPLGVVGIITAFNFPVAVYGWNASIAMVCGNTCLWKGAPSTPLSTIAIQKIMISVLEANNVPPAVCTLVSAGADVGTAMAKDERLPLLSFTGSTAVGQKVGVMVQERFGKSILELGGNNAIIVLEDADLDMVVTSALFACAGTAGQRCTTTRRVILHESVYDEVVGRLTKAYGQIRIGDPLEDGILYGPLQSQQGVDLYTKTIAEIKAAGGCIECGGNVIQRPGFFVEPTLVSGLAHDSELVTRETFVPITYLLKTKSLDEAISMNNGVKQGLSSSLFTKDVTRVFKWLGPKGSDCGIINVNIPTSGAEIGGAFGGEKHTGGGRESGSDSWKQYMRRATCTINYSKDLPLSQGIKFE from the exons ATGTGGCGTATTACATTGCTGCGCGCTAGTCGGACATCTGTCAGCTTGAAGCAGTCATTTCAAGTCAGAAAGATGGCAAGCGGCACTGGTTATCTCATAGACGATCCAAAGTATACATGGTTGAAAGACCTTGGCCTACAGAAAGAAAATGATGGAGTGTTTCACGGCCAGTGGCAAGCAAATGGAGAG TACGTTGAAAGTGTGTGTCCAACCAATGGTCTGCCTATTGCCAGAGTTCGACAGGGTACTGTGGAAGACTACAATAAAGCCATTGTCAACTGCAGAGAAGCATGGCAGACTTTTGCTGAG ATCCCTGGTCCTCATAGAGGAGAGATTGTTCGTCAGATTGGTCATGCATTAAGAGAAAAGAAACATCTCCTTGGCAAACTG GAAGCACTAGAAGTTGGTAAGATCTTACCAGAAGGTGAAGGTGAAGTTCAAGAATTTATTGATGTTTGTGACTATGCTGTGGGTTTATCCAGAATGTTTGGAGGAAGAGTCCTTCCTTCAGAGC GTCCCGGCCATGCCCTGATGGAAAATTGGAATCCCCTTGGTGTGGTTGGCATCATTACTGCCTTCAACTTTCCTGTAGCTGTGTATGGATGGAATGCTTCCATTGCAATGGTTTGTGGAAATACCTGTCTCTG GAAAGGAGCACCTTCTACTCCATTATCTACTATTGCCATCCAGAA AATCATGATATCTGTATTAGAAGCAAATAATGTACCTCCAGCTGTGTGTACTCTTGTATCTGCTGGCGCTGATGTAGG AACTGCCATGGCCAAAGATGAAAGACTACCACTGTTGTCATTCACCGGAAGCACAGCA GTTGGACAGAAAGTGGGTGTGATGGTCCAAGAGAGATTTGGGAAGTCCATCCTTGAACTTGGAGGCAATAATGCCATTATTG TTTTGGAAGATGCTGACTTGGACATGGTAGTGACATCAGCATTGTTTGCCTGTGCAGGAACAGCTGGACAGAGATGTACTACAACTAGACGTGTG ATACTGCATGAGTCAGTGTATGATGAAGTTGTAGGTAGATTGACGAAGGCATATGGACAAATCAGAATTGGAGATCCATTGGAAg ATGGAATTCTGTATGGACCTTTACAAAGCCAACAAGGTGTAGATCTGTATACAAAAACTATAGCTGAGATTAAAGCAGCTGGTGGTTGTATAGAGTGTGGTGGCAAT GTGATTCAAAGGCCAGGATTCTTTGTAGAACCTACCCTTGTATCTGGACTAGCCCATGATTCTGAGCTTGTGACACGTGAGACATTTGTCCCTATCACATACCTTCTTAAGACAAAG TCTTTAGATGAAGCTATCAGTATGAACAATGGAGTCAAACAAGGTCTTTCCAGTAGTTTGTTTACCAAAGATGTGACAAGAGTCTTCAAGTGGTTGGG ACCTAAAGGATCAGACTGTGGTATAATTAATGTCAATATTCCAACCAGTGGAGCTGAAATTGGTGGAGCATTTG GTGGCGAGAAGCATACTGGAGGTGGCAGAGAGTCAGGTAGTGATTCCTGGAAGCAGTATATGAGAAGAGCCACATG cACCATTAACTACAGTAAGGATCTCCCATTGTCCCAAGgcatcaaatttgaataa